The following proteins are co-located in the Tardibacter chloracetimidivorans genome:
- a CDS encoding GumC family protein — MNAPIFMTDQTTSDSGPHGSRVMGPSELLRILRRRRLIIFLTIGLIVGLTALVLQTVTPLYRSEAIVIVESPEAPGDDPAATVAKARENEIRVITFLQLLQSRAMAGRVVHDLALVDDREFNPGADPDKPAMVEPSFWERLKSVFTGSDPAPATTAEPPQPIASTPETLREAVIDRLIDNVSVDQINKSNMIKVTAYSVSAEKAQRIANKLASVAMLHQIEKRENASEETVASLTKRVAELREQVLEADERVATYRKRHGITQGMSDLTQMDRLASELAGARATRADAEARSSTIGAASSAGAAASPLLADLQTQEITLQRRIAELSAMYGQGHPDMQNAKAQLSQVQTRISEELSRASIGLQAEAAARRSREAQLAGEMGSLKARALQQGVENVALMDLERDAETNRTLYVSLLSRLKELERQDDVGQSDANFISRAAVPLSPSYPATKRILAVALVASLVLAAILAFIAESMDGRIRTSEQMESLTGFPALAMVPEKPENWGDLPPYVAIIERPCSAFSEALRSVQQELAARARDNAAQTVVITSPLPGEGKTTLSMSLAAAAAATGIESVIVDLDLRRPGLQNMSEQIAAGPDLLDFVDGDCAINEILRWDPRVPKLAMIGVKRAAKDPGATLSSPRLRTLLEELRQRYKFIVLNTAPILPVRDAKLLAAQADEVLMIAHWAKTPPDAVRSATRILGRTLTGAILNRVDYKKHAGLVYGDAIQHYAKYSQYYGETAPEDAETTSEPAAPAWRQLLSGLIRKAA; from the coding sequence ATGAACGCGCCAATCTTCATGACGGATCAGACGACATCGGATTCCGGGCCTCATGGCTCGCGCGTGATGGGGCCCTCCGAGCTTCTTCGGATATTGCGTCGGCGGCGTCTCATCATCTTCCTGACGATCGGCCTTATCGTGGGCCTGACCGCGCTCGTCCTGCAAACGGTGACTCCGCTTTACAGGTCGGAAGCCATCGTGATCGTGGAATCGCCCGAAGCCCCGGGCGATGACCCGGCCGCCACCGTCGCCAAGGCGCGTGAAAACGAGATCAGGGTCATCACCTTCCTGCAACTTCTCCAGTCGCGGGCAATGGCCGGGCGTGTCGTCCATGACCTCGCGCTGGTCGACGACCGCGAGTTCAATCCCGGCGCCGACCCCGACAAGCCTGCGATGGTGGAACCGAGCTTCTGGGAACGGCTGAAGAGCGTTTTCACCGGGTCGGACCCTGCGCCCGCAACCACGGCGGAACCGCCGCAGCCGATCGCCTCGACGCCTGAGACCTTGCGCGAGGCGGTGATCGACAGGCTAATCGACAATGTGTCGGTCGACCAGATCAACAAGTCGAACATGATCAAGGTGACCGCCTATTCGGTGAGCGCGGAAAAAGCCCAGCGAATCGCAAACAAGCTCGCGTCGGTGGCGATGCTTCACCAGATCGAGAAGCGGGAAAACGCCTCCGAGGAGACGGTCGCCTCTCTCACCAAGAGGGTAGCCGAGTTGCGCGAGCAGGTGCTTGAGGCCGATGAGCGCGTCGCCACCTACAGGAAGCGGCACGGCATCACCCAGGGCATGAGCGACCTGACCCAGATGGACCGGCTGGCCTCCGAACTGGCCGGAGCGCGCGCCACCAGGGCGGATGCGGAAGCCCGGTCGAGCACGATCGGAGCAGCCTCGTCCGCCGGGGCAGCCGCTTCTCCCCTGCTTGCCGACTTGCAGACGCAGGAGATCACGCTTCAGCGCAGGATCGCCGAACTCTCGGCCATGTACGGCCAGGGCCATCCGGACATGCAGAACGCAAAGGCGCAGCTTTCGCAGGTTCAGACCCGCATCTCCGAAGAGCTTTCCCGCGCGAGCATTGGCCTTCAGGCTGAAGCTGCTGCACGGCGAAGCCGGGAAGCGCAGCTTGCCGGCGAGATGGGCTCCCTGAAGGCGCGCGCGCTTCAGCAGGGCGTGGAAAATGTGGCGCTGATGGACCTGGAGCGCGACGCCGAGACCAATCGGACGCTCTACGTCTCTCTCCTCAGCCGCCTCAAGGAGCTGGAACGGCAGGACGACGTCGGCCAATCGGATGCGAACTTCATTTCGCGCGCCGCAGTGCCGCTGTCGCCCAGCTATCCCGCGACGAAGCGGATTCTGGCCGTTGCCCTGGTCGCAAGTCTGGTCCTGGCCGCGATCCTCGCGTTCATTGCCGAATCCATGGACGGCCGCATTCGGACCAGCGAGCAGATGGAATCGCTGACCGGCTTCCCCGCGCTCGCCATGGTTCCGGAAAAGCCTGAAAACTGGGGCGATCTGCCGCCCTATGTGGCCATCATCGAACGACCGTGTTCGGCCTTTTCCGAGGCGCTCAGATCCGTTCAGCAGGAACTGGCCGCCCGGGCGCGGGACAATGCGGCGCAGACGGTGGTCATCACCTCCCCACTGCCGGGCGAGGGCAAGACGACCCTGTCGATGAGCCTGGCCGCCGCTGCGGCCGCCACCGGAATCGAATCGGTCATCGTCGACCTCGATCTCCGCAGGCCGGGGCTGCAGAACATGTCGGAGCAGATCGCTGCCGGACCGGACCTTCTCGATTTCGTCGACGGGGATTGCGCGATCAACGAAATCCTCCGCTGGGATCCGCGCGTACCGAAGCTGGCGATGATCGGCGTGAAACGCGCCGCCAAGGACCCGGGCGCGACTTTGTCCTCTCCTCGCCTCCGCACGCTTCTGGAGGAATTGCGCCAGCGCTACAAATTCATCGTTCTGAATACCGCGCCGATTCTTCCCGTGCGCGACGCCAAGCTGCTCGCGGCGCAGGCGGACGAGGTGCTGATGATCGCGCACTGGGCGAAGACTCCACCCGACGCCGTCAGGTCCGCCACCCGCATTTTGGGGCGCACCCTGACGGGCGCTATCCTCAATAGGGTCGACTACAAGAAGCACGCCGGGCTGGTTTATGGCGACGCCATTCAGCACTATGCGAAATATTCGCAATATTATGGAGAAACAGCGCCGGAGGACGCCGAGACGACCAGCGAGCCGGCCGCGCCCGCATGGCGTCAACTGCTCTCCGGCCTTATCCGCAAGGCGGCTTGA
- a CDS encoding response regulator transcription factor, with the protein MAEIIPLLETRRAQRGWSDGHDNVSRIVPKRVSARPSRSDTADAALQGFRILVIDPQPLTRNCLIAAMRDIANLVDITAVEGAEEAARLTNSGALFDVAIHNLDHSAPDPGSLMQAVSPVLSAIEDIPLIVLAASTETSFLTTAMKLGVSAYLTSDTPLATMLDAIRLLSSGWMIYPAFKQEETPHGGHLIAPRENGASPRLTPRQEQVLKCLATGMPNKTIAFQLKMSESTVKAHIKEIMQRLGAANRTQVVALMGRND; encoded by the coding sequence GTGGCGGAGATCATCCCGCTTCTGGAGACGCGCCGTGCGCAGCGCGGCTGGAGCGACGGGCACGACAATGTGTCGCGCATCGTGCCCAAGCGGGTATCGGCCAGGCCCAGCCGCTCCGATACGGCGGATGCGGCGCTTCAGGGCTTTCGGATTCTGGTGATTGATCCGCAGCCGCTCACCCGCAATTGCCTGATCGCCGCGATGCGCGATATCGCGAACCTCGTCGACATAACCGCCGTGGAAGGCGCGGAGGAAGCCGCCAGGCTGACCAATAGCGGGGCGCTGTTCGACGTCGCCATACACAATCTCGATCACAGCGCGCCCGATCCCGGCAGCCTGATGCAGGCGGTATCACCGGTGCTTTCGGCAATTGAGGACATACCGCTGATCGTCCTTGCCGCCAGCACCGAAACCTCGTTCCTGACAACTGCGATGAAGCTGGGCGTCAGCGCCTATCTCACCAGCGACACGCCGCTTGCCACGATGCTGGACGCAATCCGCCTCCTGTCGTCCGGCTGGATGATCTACCCTGCCTTCAAGCAGGAGGAGACGCCCCACGGCGGCCATCTTATCGCTCCCAGGGAGAATGGCGCCTCGCCGAGGCTGACCCCGCGGCAGGAACAGGTCCTCAAGTGCCTGGCGACCGGAATGCCCAACAAGACCATCGCCTTCCAGCTCAAGATGAGCGAAAGCACGGTGAAAGCGCACATCAAGGAAATCATGCAGCGGCTGGGTGCAGCCAACCGCACGCAGGTCGTCGCCCTGATGGGCAGGAACGACTAG
- a CDS encoding lipopolysaccharide biosynthesis protein: protein MIRYGKSRWRSVVSAAGQWRGDEPLRTRLVNIAHLMSGNLASGLISLAAIALTARALGPASYGILALAIAYVRVVERLVTFQSWQPLIKYGAEVTDPEHAADFKSLLKFGLLLDVAGAVAAWVIATALALLASPLFGWDNQVMTLVAIYCTVLLFNISGTPTAILRLYGRYHAAAYGPIGNALLRVGLCYLGIRNGAGLDYFVFVWMATQILGSLTFLGFGIRALRANGIRGVLAAPIKGVTQRFHGLWSFAWQSNLSLTLRSSAQQLDTLLVGALADPASAGFYHIAKQVGRMAQQIGVHVQAVLYPDVARLWAAGAIQEFRRAILQVEVMLAAFGIAVVLLLLAAAKPILLYTAGPAFLGAAPLMIVQGIAVAAMLLSFPARSALLAMGHQRQVLNVAMVSTVAFHCAALALIPLIGAMGANIAHILLGFVWLVMLGTLLRRELSHAPLAGAPTPSV, encoded by the coding sequence ATGATCCGCTACGGGAAATCACGCTGGCGGTCGGTCGTGAGCGCCGCCGGCCAGTGGCGCGGCGATGAGCCGCTGCGCACCCGGCTGGTCAACATCGCTCACCTGATGTCGGGAAATCTGGCAAGCGGGCTGATCAGCCTTGCCGCCATCGCCCTGACCGCGCGGGCGCTGGGTCCGGCGAGCTACGGCATTCTGGCGCTCGCCATCGCCTATGTCCGCGTTGTCGAACGCCTCGTCACCTTTCAGAGCTGGCAACCGCTCATCAAATATGGCGCGGAGGTCACCGATCCCGAACACGCAGCGGATTTCAAGTCGCTGCTGAAATTCGGTCTTCTCCTCGATGTTGCAGGGGCGGTCGCCGCATGGGTGATCGCAACGGCGCTCGCCCTCCTGGCCAGCCCGCTGTTCGGTTGGGACAACCAGGTGATGACGCTGGTCGCCATCTACTGCACCGTGCTTCTGTTCAACATAAGCGGCACGCCAACCGCGATCCTGCGCCTCTATGGCCGGTATCATGCGGCAGCCTATGGCCCCATTGGAAATGCGCTGTTGCGCGTCGGGCTATGCTACCTCGGCATCCGCAACGGGGCCGGGCTCGACTATTTCGTGTTCGTCTGGATGGCGACCCAGATCCTCGGATCGCTCACCTTCCTCGGATTCGGCATACGTGCCCTCCGCGCCAACGGCATCAGGGGGGTTCTCGCCGCGCCGATCAAGGGCGTGACCCAACGCTTCCACGGCCTCTGGAGCTTTGCCTGGCAGAGCAATCTGTCGCTCACCCTGCGTTCCAGCGCGCAGCAGCTCGATACGCTGCTGGTGGGTGCGCTCGCCGATCCGGCGTCGGCGGGCTTCTATCATATCGCCAAGCAGGTCGGGCGCATGGCGCAGCAGATCGGCGTGCATGTGCAGGCGGTCCTGTACCCCGATGTGGCAAGGCTGTGGGCGGCGGGCGCAATCCAGGAGTTTCGCCGCGCCATATTGCAGGTCGAGGTGATGCTCGCCGCCTTTGGGATAGCAGTCGTCCTGCTCCTGCTGGCTGCGGCAAAGCCGATTCTGCTCTACACCGCCGGGCCTGCCTTCCTTGGCGCCGCGCCGCTCATGATCGTCCAGGGCATTGCCGTGGCGGCGATGCTGCTCAGCTTTCCGGCCCGCTCCGCCCTGCTCGCCATGGGTCATCAGCGGCAGGTGCTGAACGTGGCGATGGTTTCCACGGTCGCTTTCCACTGCGCGGCGCTGGCGCTGATCCCGCTCATCGGCGCAATGGGGGCGAATATCGCGCATATCCTGCTGGGTTTTGTCTGGCTGGTGATGCTGGGTACGCTATTGCGGCGGGAACTGAGCCACGCACCGCTCGCAGGCGCGCCTACCCCCTCCGTATAG
- a CDS encoding glycosyltransferase family 39 protein, which produces MTSTVLTVRKTLMGAISRLLSLQPGSALRNTAVGAIAVMAIGLFGRVLSYPVQDDENIHIATALLLSDHHIYRDLGFVHLPNLPLMLNAVFSLSGTDHYVLAGRLLVCLAWVGAAAALGLIAWQKTKSPAVVATAIILLMTNTLLLGPAGMLVTNNLLPITVSLFGLYFFIRGMEEYRGRPWLFFLSGLCISVAIGLKVNNIFLVPPFAAAAFLAPAGQPFGARLKHAVLPMIAGGLVGGLPALYYLAQDPDGFLAHTLRYFTYAHHDYWQTLDEPKVMGMAGKLQIAEQMWLGGATLLAACLALYQFFVPLSSRERPEGHVAAGWLFWLTIGLIALGAAVSFIPTPAFSQYFTPPVAFVIVLVIVTHAGLDERERRLALPLMAAVVALSMVAGASRLVPGIPAFFMPHKWTGIVVHDNARAALGQIGGTAAPRVATLWPIYALEGGGTIYPEFAAGPFVYRIADHIPAADRRHFRTTSASRLPAFLDADPPQAIIVKNNGRSDGELRDYAIANGYRPVPLDRSGELSVLVRPDSGKK; this is translated from the coding sequence ATGACGTCAACTGTTCTGACGGTCCGGAAAACGCTGATGGGAGCCATTTCGCGCCTGCTGTCGCTGCAACCCGGCTCCGCCCTGCGAAACACCGCCGTCGGCGCGATCGCCGTCATGGCCATCGGGCTCTTCGGCCGCGTGCTGTCCTACCCCGTTCAGGATGACGAGAATATCCATATCGCCACGGCGCTTCTGCTGTCGGATCACCACATCTACCGCGACCTCGGGTTCGTTCATCTGCCCAACCTGCCGCTGATGCTGAACGCCGTCTTCTCGCTCAGCGGAACCGATCATTATGTGCTCGCCGGACGGCTGCTCGTCTGCCTTGCCTGGGTAGGAGCCGCCGCAGCGCTGGGACTGATCGCCTGGCAGAAAACGAAGAGCCCCGCGGTGGTCGCGACGGCCATCATCCTGCTGATGACGAACACGTTGCTGCTGGGCCCGGCGGGAATGCTCGTCACCAACAACCTGCTTCCGATCACGGTCTCGCTGTTCGGACTCTATTTCTTCATCAGGGGCATGGAAGAATATCGCGGCCGCCCCTGGCTGTTCTTCCTTTCGGGCCTGTGCATTTCGGTGGCGATCGGGCTGAAGGTCAACAACATCTTTCTTGTGCCGCCGTTCGCCGCCGCCGCGTTTCTCGCTCCGGCCGGACAGCCATTTGGCGCCCGGTTGAAACATGCGGTGCTTCCGATGATCGCCGGCGGCTTGGTCGGCGGGCTCCCCGCGCTCTATTATCTGGCTCAGGATCCGGATGGCTTTCTGGCGCACACCTTGCGCTACTTCACCTACGCTCATCACGACTATTGGCAGACGCTGGACGAGCCGAAGGTCATGGGCATGGCGGGCAAGTTGCAGATCGCCGAACAGATGTGGCTGGGCGGCGCGACGCTGCTCGCCGCATGCCTCGCACTCTACCAGTTCTTCGTGCCGCTCTCGTCGCGGGAAAGGCCTGAGGGGCATGTGGCGGCGGGCTGGCTGTTCTGGCTTACGATCGGCCTCATCGCGCTTGGCGCGGCCGTGTCCTTCATTCCGACACCCGCCTTTTCGCAATATTTCACGCCGCCTGTCGCCTTTGTGATCGTCCTCGTCATCGTCACCCATGCGGGGCTCGACGAGCGCGAACGCCGCCTCGCCTTGCCGTTGATGGCGGCCGTTGTCGCACTGTCGATGGTGGCGGGCGCCTCCCGCCTGGTTCCGGGCATTCCCGCCTTCTTCATGCCGCACAAGTGGACCGGCATAGTCGTGCACGACAACGCGCGCGCGGCGTTGGGTCAAATCGGCGGCACGGCTGCGCCCAGGGTGGCGACGCTCTGGCCGATATATGCGCTGGAAGGCGGCGGGACGATCTATCCCGAATTCGCCGCCGGGCCGTTCGTCTATCGTATCGCGGACCACATACCGGCGGCCGACCGGCGTCACTTCCGGACGACCTCCGCCTCCCGGCTTCCCGCCTTCCTCGACGCGGATCCTCCGCAAGCGATCATCGTGAAAAACAACGGCCGCTCCGACGGGGAGCTTCGCGATTACGCCATCGCCAATGGTTATCGGCCGGTGCCTCTCGACCGGTCGGGCGAACTCAGCGTCCTTGTCCGGCCAGATTCGGGGAAGAAGTGA
- the rfbF gene encoding glucose-1-phosphate cytidylyltransferase, translating into MKTVLLAGGLGSRLAEETVRIPKPMVEVAGRPIMMHVMDIYSHWGHHDFIVACGYKCLLIKSFFQDLHLMNNDFTVALKSGGMTLRPTGKIDWNVSVVDTGQTTMTGGRLLRLRDWLDNETFMVTYSDGVGNIDIDALLDFHRAHGKLATVTAVQPPARFGNLELEGDQVVEFTEKVQKQETWINGGFFVFEPGVLDYLPGDSEPLEQSPLINLARDGELFAYKHNGFWHPMDTVRDRDHLDRLASEGTPPWMEFSREPRLLKAESPAMLHV; encoded by the coding sequence ATGAAAACAGTGCTTCTTGCAGGCGGCCTTGGTTCCAGACTGGCCGAGGAAACGGTCCGTATTCCAAAGCCCATGGTGGAGGTGGCGGGCCGCCCCATCATGATGCACGTCATGGATATCTACAGCCATTGGGGCCACCATGATTTCATCGTGGCGTGCGGCTATAAATGCCTGCTCATAAAAAGCTTTTTTCAAGACCTCCACCTGATGAACAATGATTTCACGGTGGCCCTGAAAAGCGGCGGCATGACGCTGCGCCCGACAGGCAAGATCGATTGGAACGTGTCGGTCGTGGATACCGGCCAGACGACCATGACCGGCGGCCGCCTGCTGAGGCTGCGCGACTGGCTGGACAATGAGACCTTCATGGTCACCTATTCGGACGGCGTCGGCAACATAGACATCGATGCGCTGCTGGATTTCCACCGCGCGCACGGAAAGCTTGCCACCGTAACGGCGGTTCAGCCTCCCGCGCGGTTCGGCAATCTGGAGCTTGAGGGCGACCAGGTCGTCGAGTTCACCGAAAAGGTGCAGAAGCAGGAAACCTGGATCAACGGCGGCTTCTTCGTGTTCGAGCCGGGCGTGCTGGATTATCTGCCGGGCGATTCCGAACCGCTTGAGCAATCCCCGCTGATCAACCTTGCGCGGGACGGCGAACTTTTTGCCTACAAGCACAACGGTTTCTGGCACCCGATGGACACCGTCCGCGACCGGGACCACCTTGACCGGCTGGCGAGCGAGGGCACCCCGCCCTGGATGGAGTTTTCGCGCGAACCGCGGCTCCTCAAGGCGGAATCGCCGGCCATGCTCCATGTCTGA
- the rfbG gene encoding CDP-glucose 4,6-dehydratase: protein MSDRRESVDFGNAFAGRRVLVTGHTGFKGGWLSLWLQRLGAHVTGVALPPPPGPSIFESTGVAQSVDHRIGDIRSPDSFASAVKGVEPELLIHMAAQSLVRPSYEEPVDTFLTNVTGTAVVLDAARRMPSLKAIVVVTSDKCYENHEWPWPYRETDALGGADPYSASKGCTEIVANSFRRSYFNAPGAPLLATARAGNVFGGGDWAVDRLVPDIVRAIMAGTPVDIRNPGSVRPWQHVLEPLSGYLTLAARLLGDNGASFADAWNFGPEPQAFLNVETLARTLCDAWGAGAPPLRLGVGGGPHEAGMLTLDSSKAHAALGWRPRLSSDEAIRLTAQWYRAHANGDTNLRALSLAQIDAYSGGAPLAEPELKICA, encoded by the coding sequence ATGTCTGATCGACGGGAATCCGTGGATTTCGGCAATGCCTTTGCAGGCAGGCGGGTGCTGGTCACCGGCCATACCGGCTTCAAGGGCGGTTGGCTGTCGCTGTGGCTTCAGCGGCTTGGGGCGCATGTCACAGGAGTCGCGCTTCCGCCGCCGCCCGGCCCGTCCATCTTTGAATCCACCGGGGTCGCCCAGTCGGTCGATCATCGCATCGGCGACATCCGCTCCCCGGACTCCTTTGCAAGCGCCGTAAAGGGGGTAGAGCCGGAGCTGCTCATCCATATGGCGGCGCAGTCGCTCGTTCGCCCCTCCTATGAGGAGCCGGTCGACACCTTCCTGACCAATGTCACCGGCACTGCCGTCGTGCTGGACGCCGCCCGCCGCATGCCGTCGCTGAAGGCGATCGTCGTCGTCACGAGCGACAAATGCTATGAAAATCACGAATGGCCGTGGCCCTATCGCGAGACCGACGCATTGGGCGGCGCAGATCCCTACAGCGCGTCCAAAGGCTGCACGGAAATCGTCGCGAATTCGTTCCGGCGCTCCTATTTCAACGCGCCCGGTGCGCCGCTGCTGGCGACAGCCAGGGCGGGCAATGTGTTCGGCGGGGGCGACTGGGCGGTGGACCGGCTTGTGCCGGACATCGTCCGGGCGATCATGGCCGGGACGCCCGTCGACATCCGCAACCCGGGCAGCGTCAGGCCGTGGCAGCATGTGCTGGAACCACTGTCGGGCTATTTGACACTTGCCGCCCGCCTGCTTGGAGACAATGGCGCGTCCTTTGCCGACGCCTGGAACTTCGGGCCGGAGCCGCAAGCCTTTCTGAACGTGGAAACGCTGGCGCGCACGCTTTGCGACGCCTGGGGCGCAGGTGCGCCGCCGCTGCGGCTGGGCGTGGGAGGCGGTCCGCACGAGGCGGGCATGCTGACGCTCGACAGCAGCAAGGCGCACGCCGCGCTGGGCTGGCGTCCGCGACTGTCTTCGGATGAGGCGATACGGCTGACCGCCCAATGGTATCGCGCCCATGCGAATGGCGACACCAATCTTCGCGCGCTGAGCCTGGCTCAGATCGATGCCTATTCAGGCGGCGCGCCCCTTGCTGAACCGGAGCTCAAGATATGCGCGTGA